From the Oryza glaberrima chromosome 5, OglaRS2, whole genome shotgun sequence genome, one window contains:
- the LOC127774307 gene encoding uncharacterized protein LOC127774307 gives MAIGGIATKREGEKRKKNSTEREREREREREREIERSLGFLASALLDRDGGGGGCSFRGTGEGEAGSGGSFRGEGEAGGEAVGREGRVSETLNEELQALKDEQHFIRHEFEALQKFTKSELDLKVAKMETVVATMRGLHENSQKECLKNSVLLLGVTAAVFGVLQQQAERPGVEIPTTGKSEA, from the exons ATGGCAATTGGTGGTATTgctacaaa gagagagggagagaaacgCAAGAAGAAcagcacagagagagagagagagagagagagagagagagagagagagatcgagcgCTCGCTAGGGTTCCTCGCGTCCGCACTACTCGatcgcgatggcggcggcggcggctgcagcttCCGGGGCACAGGCGAGGGGGAGGCTGGAAGCGGCGGCAGCTTCCGGGGCGAAGGCGAggctggcggcgaggcggtcggCCGGGAGGGCAGGGTTTCTGAGACGTTGAACGAAGAG CTCCAAGCGCTGAAGGACGAACAGCATTTCATAAGGCATGAATTCGAGGCGCTGCAGAAGTTTACGAAATCAGAGCTGGACTTGAAAGTGGCAAAGATGGAAACCGTCGTGGCCACAATGAG GGGTCTTCACGAAAATTCTCAGAAGGAGTGCTTGAAAAATAGCGTCTTGCTGTTGGGAGTCACCGCCGCAGTCTTCGGGGTTTTGCAGCAGCAGGCTGAGCGTCCAG GTGTGGAGATTCCAACCACCGGCAAAAGCGAGGCTTAG
- the LOC127772854 gene encoding putative pentatricopeptide repeat-containing protein At3g47840, producing the protein MAAPFRLGRSVWTRAVRPDPPPLSMLDHLARLKQLARSSRLADAHRLFDGMPRRDEVAYATLLAGHAAAGDFPGAMALFSRLRASSPPLAAADPFVLSLVFKSCAAAADARFLPHAASLHAFAVRSSAVSSVFVATALADVYAKAGCLGLALKVFDEMPHKNVVSWTTLVASLTRAGRRHEALRRFSEMRASGVHCDSYAYAAALTACADAGLLSRGREVHAFCAKLGLDSTPYVANTLATLYARCSDVDRALAAVSRMGTRDVAAWTTVISAYVQTGRAKEAIEAFVRMLREESSVAASPNEYTYAAVIAACADIAWVCLGEQLHAQAARKGFAYARSVANSLVTLYTRAAGCLSAADAVFRESVVKDVVSWSAIISGYAQEGLAEDAFALFREMRHHSGCPRPNEFTLASLLSVCATAASLDAGRQLHTLAVAAGLEHHAMIRSALIDMYGKSGSMLDADIVFSHRVKDDVVSWTAMIVGYAEHGHSKKALELFQEMCHVGLKPDHVTFIGVLNACCHAGEVELGLRYLNEMNQIYGLYPAKEHYGCVVDLLGRAGRINEAEELIGKIAANERDGVVWTSLLRACAARGEEETGKKAAERAMEAEPWGAGAHVAMANLYASKGQWHEAAQERHMMKQKGVVKGAGWSSITVGGEGRRVGVFVASDRTHPQDSAIYRMLELIYFGTGMARYVPDQLDLGSEVDMMISS; encoded by the coding sequence ATGGCAGCGCCTTTCCGGCTCGGCCGGTCCGTCTGGACTCGTGCCGTTCGCCCCGACCCACCACCGCTCTCGATGCTCGACCACCTGGCTCGCCTGAAGCAGCTAGCCCGATCGAGCAGGCTCGCGGACGCGCACCGCCTGTTCGATGGAATGCCACGCCGCGACGAGGTTGCCTACGccaccctcctcgccggccatgCCGCCGCGGGGGACTTCCCCGGCGCGATGGCGCTCTTCTCCCGCCTCCGCGCCTCTTCTCCGCCGCTCGCGGCCGCGGACCCTTTCGTCCTCAGCCTCGTCTTCAAGtcctgcgccgcggcggccgacgcgaGGTTCCTCCCGCACGCGGCGTCGCTGCACGCGTTCGCGGTCCGCTCCTCGGCCGTCTCCTCCGTCTTCGTCGCCACGGCCCTGGCCGACGTCTACGCCAAGGCTGGTTGCCTCGGCCTCGCGCttaaggtgttcgacgaaatgccgcaCAAGAACGTGGTCTCTTGGACCACGCTGGTTGCCTCGCTGACGAGGGCCGGCCGGCGCCACGAAGCGCTCCGCCGCTTCTCCGAGATGCGCGCCTCTGGCGTGCACTGCGATTCGTACGCCTACGCGGCCGCGCTCACAGCGTGCGCCGACGCCGGATTGCTGTCTCGCGGGCGCGAGGTGCACGCCTTCTGCGCCAAGCTCGGCCTTGACTCGACGCCCTACGTCGCCAACACGCTCGCCACTCTGTACGCGCGCTGCAGCGACGTCGACCGTGCGCTGGCTGCTGTCAGCCGCATGGGCACGCGCGACGTCGCCGCTTGGACGACGGTGATCTCTGCCTATGTGCAGACCGGCCGTGCAAAGGAGGCCATCGAGGCGTTTGTCCGAATGCTTCGTGAGGAATCATCAGTGGCTGCATCGCCGAATGAATACACATATGCTGCAGTTATTGCTGCGTGTGCAGATATTGCTTGGGTCTGTCTTGGGGAGCAGTTGCATGCTCAAGCTGCAAGGAAAGGCTTCGCCTATGCCCGCTCGGTGGCCAATTCTCTTGTCACACTCTACACACGCGCCGCGGGCTGTCTGTCGGCTGCTGATGCTGTTTTCCGGGAGAGTGTAGTCAAGGATGTTGTCTCTTGGAGTGCCATCATATCAGGCTATGCACAGGAAGGCCTAGCTGAGGATGCATTCGCTCTGTTCAGAGAAATGAGGCATCACAGCGGCTGTCCTCGTCCGAACGAATTCACTCTTGCCAGTCTCCTAAGTGTTTGTGCAACTGCTGCGTCACTGGATGCTGGACGGCAACTCCACAcacttgctgttgctgctggacTTGAACATCATGCAATGATCAGGAGTGCGCTCATTGACATGTATGGAAAGAGTGGTAGCATGTTAGATGCTGATATAGTATTCTCCCATCGTGTGAAAGATGATGTTGTTTCGTGGACTGCAATGATCGTTGGATATGCTGAGCATGGGCACAGCAAGAAGGCACTTGAATTGTTCCAGGAAATGTGTCATGTTGGACTAAAGCCAGACCATGTCACATTCATAGGTGTGCTCAATGCTTGCTGTCATGCTGGGGAAGTTGAGCTTGGATTGAGATACCTCAATGAAATGAACCAAATTTATGGCCTGTATCCTGCCAAGGAGCACTATGGCTGTGTGGTGGATTTGTTGGGCAGAGCTGGTAGAATAAACGAAGCTGAGGAACTGATTGGAAAGATAGCTGCCAACGAAAGAGATGGTGTTGTTTGGACATCTTTGCTTAGGGCGTGTGCAGCCCGAGGAGAAGAGGAAACTGGAAAGAAAGCTGCAGAGAGGGCAATGGAGGCAGAACCATGGGGCGCAGGAGCACATGTGGCAATGGCGAATCTTTATGCCAGCAAGGGACAATGGCACGAGGCTGCGCAAGAACGGCATATGATGAAGCAGAAAGGGGTTGTGAAAGGGGCAGGCTGGTCATCAATCACGGTTGGAGGGGAGGGCAGGAGAGTAGGGGTGTTTGTGGCCAGTGATCGCACACATCCCCAGGACAGTGCAATCTACAGGATGCTTGAGTTGATATATTTCGGAACTGGAATGGCTCGCTATGTACCTGATCAGTTGGATTTAGGATCTGAAGTGGATATGATGATTAGCAGTTAA
- the LOC127774114 gene encoding uncharacterized protein LOC127774114, protein MAAAGAALRLRLLYRMLRVGELLALVVFLSWSSSRVPAAAAAVVRLAGSLLLNARFVFVLGNAIVLLLLALSRHDLSISSNHGTTTAAAAAAVSSDSAGAGSTPASTTAPPAASFPLFIVPQPSPPPPHATEAPVVAAPPAPVVPCAPSVAPAAPAAAAAFEDKQAVRVNKARAPRRSRSEKMGSCGAFRRAASPELRRSESDNGRRRRSSVTARDAEVCWGADDAEEFRRTVEAFIAKQTRFHREESMTMTMSIVAGVGHGEVAPAIAGALAVVE, encoded by the coding sequence atggcggccgccggagcAGCGTTGCGGCTGCGCCTCCTCTACCGGATGCTGCGGGTGGGCGAGCTCCTCGCGCTCGTGGTGTTCTTGTCGTGGTCTTCTTCCCgcgtgccggccgccgccgccgccgtggtgcggCTCGCCGGGTCGCTCCTGCTCAACGCCCGGTTCGTGTTCGTCCTCGGCAACGCCATCGTGCTCCTGCTCCTCGCGCTCTCCAGGCACGACCTCTCCATCTCTTCCAACcacggcaccaccaccgccgccgccgccgccgccgtctccagcGACAGCGCTGGCGCCGGGTCCACGCCAGCGTCGACGACAGCGCCACCCGCCGCCAGCTTCCCTCTGTTCATCGTCCCGcagccatcaccgccgccgcctcacgccACCGAGGCCCCGGTGGTGGCAGCGCCTCCGGCGCCCGTGGTCCCCTGCGCCCCGTCGGTGGCgccggcagcgccggcggcggcggcggcgttcgagGACAAGCAGGCGGTGCGCGTCAACAAGGCACGCGCGCCGAGGCGGAGCAGGTCGGAGAAGATGGGCTCGTGCGGCGCGTTCCggcgggcggcgtcgccggagctGCGGCGGTCGGAGTCGGACAACGGGCGCAGGCGGCGGTCGTCCGTGACGGCGCGCGACGCGGAGGTGTGCTGGGGCGCGGACGACGCGGAGGAGTTCCGGCGGACGGTGGAGGCGTTCATCGCCAAGCAAACGAGGTTCCACCGCGAGGAGTCGATGACCATGACCATGtccatcgtcgccggcgtcggccacGGCGAGGTGGCGCCGGCCATCGCCGGAGCACTCGCAGTCGTGGAATAA